The Vitis vinifera cultivar Pinot Noir 40024 chromosome 16, ASM3070453v1 DNA segment gggtttgattgttttttcttttaatttacatggaaaaagaatagaaaatctAGTGTGGACACTTCATCAGAGACATCAAATGAAGAAAAGGTTGAAAGAGTTTCCTTgaaatttgagaatttattggaaaatgaaacaaagaatTTTCAATAGCTCGAGTGATATTTCTGATGTAGATGTCAAGTCAAATGCTAGTTCTTTGAATTTTGGCAAAAAGGGTTTAGATGTTGAGAAAAGTCGAGACCATTGTAAGAATAAAGTTGATAAATAAGTTGTCAAGACTGCTCTTGATATGAACATAAATAGAGATGAATTGGGTGGTAtaaagatggaaaaggaaaccaAGGAATTGAAGTCCCATGTCCAAAATGCAAGCACATATTGGAGATTAGAGCAGAGTTCTGATTGGCGATTTGGGGAGAGAGACGAGGAGGGGTTTCAAAGAAACCCAAGAATGGATATTGGAGGAGGTATGAGATATTTGCAATCTATCTACTCAGACGAGGAACCATCAAATTATGGTTATGGAGAGCCATCGAGGGATGGTAGTAGTTCCTTATATGGAGGTAATAGAGTTGAGTACTTTGAACATGATCAAGCCATTCTTATAGGACAACTTGACAAATTGATGGATCGATTATAAGCTATTCATGATCATCCATTCAACTCACTGATCGGTGCCCGTATTGATTAGTTTCGAGAGAAAATGACAACTGAATTATTCTACTTCAAAATTTTGCCCACGTAGTGGGTTTGAATTTGACTATGTAATAGGTTTATATATTGTTGAGGGTTGATTGCTATTTCAGATGAATTTGACTTGATGcttaaagttacaatttttgTAATGTAACTATAATTGTCaacttaaccatagttaagttATTTATTAATGCAATTCAACCACCGTTAAGTTcaagtgaaaattttgactATGAACTTAACTATAGTTAAGTTCTTTATTAATACAACTCAACCATTGTTAAGTTCAGGTGAAAATTTTGACTGTAAACTTAATTGcagttaagttctttgttaatgcaactcaactatTGTTAAATTCAGATGAAAATTCTGACTGTGAACTTAACCAaagttaagttctttgttaatgcaACCCAAtcatagttaagttcaggttaaTAATGATTGTCAATTTAACCATAGttaaatttaactaattaattaatatgataaaactaaaacattaacttaaaatttcaattcattattaaaaaaaatgctttaagcatatacaaaaaaaattcaatccatcatgcccctaaaaaaaaaaaagtgtagatACATGACTAAATCATCCCCAAGAAAGAAATTATATAGTAACATTATTAAAGTGACCGATGAACTGGTTGTAAGGAGAATTCTTGGATGTTGATATTGCTCTCAACAATATTGACACAACTAGGTTCATCTCTAAGATATAATGGGATTGGTTGTTTGCATGTTTTTCTATTGTACACATAATCACCACATCTACCACAACATCGTGTGCGCTTAACCTCTCTACCTGAACGAATTCTCTCATTTTTTGGTGTTCTTGTTGGTCGTCGATTTTTTTGTGGTAGTACAACTCTACAATGGATGtctttcaaaattattcaatctttgttattttcattaagATATATAGACTTTGAGTGTAAAGATATAAGTGATAGTGGAGTCTCTGTTTTTCACCTATAATGGTGAAGtgaggttttaaattttatggaaaCTTAAAGAAATaatgtaataatataaaaaggaaattgttggttgcttatgttaaataacatcttttcatgataaaaaataaagaatagatAAAACAATGACAAGAACTTAGACTTTTTCTCTACAGGACAACTAAGAGAATGAGCAACTAGatgactaaataaaaaaaataaaaacttaatatgCTATAAAATAGAGGGAAAAGTAAAGGTGTcttggaaagaaaaatgaagggtatttttgtctcaATTTGGTCATTTTTTTGTACCTTTTAAGGAATGGACTATTCTTGCAAATATGGAAGTTATTTTGACCCATTTAACCAAATAACCCTTTaacaaacataatataatatatatatatatattgtaaaatttaaatctttgatcatataaaaaattactttataaaaattacttactaaattataaattgtaaaataatttaatgaatgcaatataatttttattttatataaatatcataatttaaaatgtaatatgttttttgttctatttttttattccttttacaatAACATATCttgttcaataaaataatttatatatataattctaatTAACAAATCTCATGTACCTTATCATATTATTGGATTTTGTTGTGTATGAGATTGTTTTTAATCCAAATGCTATCTTAttagattttaatttatatgataataattttccatttccattaatatttttaataggtTATGAAAACATGTCGTTCCATCTCCCATTTCAATCTAGAGCAACCTTCtcattttctcctttctctttctAGAAAATTCAATATCAAATGGCAAGACAAATTTAATCAAGAGTTTGTGTGCCAATAAaagattttacaaataatttcaagACCATGTTCATCAACTTCATAAGACTCAGCAAGTATCTATACTCAAGTGTCAACTCAAGCAGAATTTCTAACATTGAAAAGTAACTGTCAAGCTTCATTAGCAGTTGTTATAAATCAAGAATAATATCGACAATGACTTATTCAATCTCTTAAGCAGTTCAGTGATAATCAAAACAATGTAGAAAATGAAGACAATGAAGATATAACCCTTTTAGATGATTCATATATAGAGTTAGAGTTCATCTTATATGGTGGACTTATGTGTCAATCTCGATAATTCTCTTTTTGACATATGTAAcctttgtatatatttttttaaaaaaggtttaAAGTTGTGAATAGTAAAAGATGTTTTGTGAATAGTGAaagataaaatatcaaaattattcaaaaactatttaatatttctgttaagttttaagttatcaaaaatatttcaaCAAGTTTCAAGTCGGTGAGTTTTAATAAGTTTCAAACCTGTGGATTTTAACAAGTTTCAAATTCGTCAAAATTCTCTATAAATGGAGTAATCAAGTTCATTGTAAGGCAGAGACAACCAAGAGTAGATAAAAGTTAGTAGAGTGTTACCAAAAATCTTTTTACCCTTTTTGTAATtcctcttattttaaaaatctttcttttgtaATCAAAATCCTCTATTGTCAATAAGCTTGTATCAAGATTCAATCTATTTATAATCAAGGTATTATttcaatacaaaatttatttcagattcaattattgtgatttattttatgctttaaattatattttcaaaatttatcttttgatttataaattgttATATATCCTAGGTCgaaatggtattagagctaaGTTCTGTTTAAGAATTGAGTAATATTATGATTTCAAACGATCTGTAATAATTAATTTAGTCATGGGTTagtttaaattgaattttctatAAACGATTTAGTCAatcaaaataatagtaattaagAACAAAAGGAGCATAAGTTTACAGatgatattatttaaatagaatttagtTCATATTCAggatatttatttacttaaaaatttCTCATCACAAAACACTTTACttcaaatacaaatttaaatagtatcaaatttattttccttatacTAAAACacaaactaaataaataaatcaacccTTACTTTTTGGCACTCTAAGCCGATCTATACGATGTTAACACATTAAAGtataattgacaaaaaaaatgccATAAAAATGGTTGTTAGTATTGAAACATAAACTCCTTATTCTAACATAGAAATTAGTACAAATGCTTAACAACACctattttaagttttctttaaaaaaaattatataaaaaaatactcaTAAAAACATCATTTTCATCTCTTCCCATTAACGATGCGCGTGATGACATTCAATCAATTGAATTGGGACAAAACAAATTAATGGGTGGGTGAAAGTGATAAAGAGCGTGGGAATCAAGTGATGGGTTGATGGAGACATGCACTCTTGTAGCTTTTGCCATGTGTTGCTTCCTTGAACTTTCTCACTTTCCATCTCTCCAAACACACTCATtaatggttttatttatttatttatttatatacatttttatttaatattattattttcaattcaaaacTTCGACTTTCAACATCTTAACAAAGATTTATTAATCATCTTGGTCATATTCTTATCTTTTTCCAAATATGTCTTCTTTCCCCAAGAAAATGACTTTATTGTTAGGTTCTTATCTTctcaagtctttttttttcaatcatttataATTATAGTTTGTGAGGTgataattaaagttcaatttgtGATATTAAAAATCAACAAGGAGAAAATTTTAGAACTTTGTGAAGTTAAAtatgttaacaaaaaaaaattaaagtgacattattacaaaaaatgtATCCTTAAAATTCcatataagatgaaaaaaatacttaaattgattagaaaaatttataataaattttaagcaaataaataaagggTTGACAAAGATATGTATAAAGACATTCAAAGGACGGGAATAATGTGAAATAAAATAGCTATAAacgaaaatatattatttttatagaaaattttaatttagattttattattattttttatatgtgactattataataataataataaatatgaaaagctAAGGAAGTGAAGGGCTATATACCAAATTCATCATATGTTGATTTGTCAAATTATATTAAAGCACTCAACAAAATAACAATGAAGAAGTTTCTTCTCAAATTGGGGTAAGTTGCTCCTACTTATTACATCTTTAATCTTTGAAACCCACTATTCATGAGATCCAATTTATATAATTCCTTTTCTAAATTAAGCTCATTTGGATTGTCTTCCTAGAAATTGAAAACCCTCTTTTAaactcaaaaatatatatatattttaaattatctctcttaaaataaataatagttttgAATGAAGAAAATGGTAACTATGGGtctgtttgaaaattattttaaaaaataattctaaaaaatagtttttgaaaactattatttgatttttgttgaacaaaattatatttgaaaacctaaaatatttttaacatatttttaatattttgaaatatattttaaaaatgattttatatttagtgttttgtttttaattattctatacatttgtataattatttcttaaaacaaatgaaaataacaaaatacaattaaaatatattatttgaaaatatcttaagaatagaaaacaaaaaaaattactatcaaacgtgttttctatattttttgtttagaaaattattataaaaaataatttccaaatggagtttatgttttttactctaaaaacaaaaataatggaatGGATATTTTCCAAACTTTTTCTTGGATTTCTATTCCTCAAACATAGGTCAGCTTTCTCATAATCATTTgacaaatcaaacaaaaaagaatttaacaTTACCACTATAATGTACAAGTGAACTTTactatgaataattattttcctcatgtaatggaaataaagaaaatgtatatataaCCATGTCCCAAAGTTGGAGAGCAAAGATCAAATTATGCTTATGCTTTGGAGAAAGGATGAAAAGTGTTTATTTTCTCCTTCACTTAGCTTCCATATTCATCTTCTCACAAGCTCAATCAATAGTTTCACACCCTCATGCTCTCaaatcccaaaatttcaattccaTCCAGGTATgaacttattcatttttttcttttttcttttatttttaattttttttttaaactttttgtttttaaaatttaatgttttgttTCTCAGAAAGTTGGGAGGACCTGTTCTTTCGTAGTGATCATAAAGACAAGCTGCTCATCAATCCAATTTACAAGAGATCAAATCAGTCTGGCCTTTGGTGATGCCTATGGCAATAAGGttcattttttcaatatttacatGCACTTCTTTCTAAGATAAGTAtgtacaattatttatttattttttaaaaggtatttattaaatattatgctcatttttcttcttctattttttttgagaaaaatcaGATATATGCCCCAAGAATAGATGACCCAACATCAAGGAGATTTGAAAGGTGTGTATCAGATACATTTCAACTATCAGGAGAATGCACGTACCAGATTTGTCATGTGGCTTTCTATAGAAGTGGATCGGACGGCTGGAAGCCAGAGAGTGTGACCATCTACGGTTTCAATTCCAGACCTGTTACATTCTACTACAAAAGGTTTATTCCCAAAGGAATTTGGTTTGGATTTAATCATTGTTCTAAGGCTTCAGGCTTCAGGCTTCAGGCTTCATAATCACCTCCacttctaattaattaaattctcTATGGTTTTTGGGTCTGAAATTCCAAGGTTTCTTCTTATTGCTCACTATAAGTTTGTATTTATCAAACCTAGCTTTATATGTAACGATATTATGATGTGGGATTGTGCTTAAGTTTCAGCTTTCTCCTATGCTTGGGAGATCCATGTATAGAATTACCATTAATAAACgtacatatttttatattgaattacCATCCATCGATAGATGTAGAGTGAGCATTGAAAGGTAATGGTGGAAAGTTTGATTATATTAATCAATATGATTCCAATGAGTATAATCATGTTTGAATCAAATCTGTATTGACTTGTATGATAACGTTTAATAAATAggttatttttaagttaatttataTAATGCAAATTCAGTattaattaatctatttaataatcataCTGGTTAACCTAATTATAACcataacttatttaatttatacttgatttatttaaattttgactttgaataaataagtcaattaatttataaacatgtcaaattaaaaaattaatcatattaaCTTAAATAAGATTAATTCAATCTGATTAGACATgttacatatttaataattaggttgtATTTGGTTTCAAGTTTTAAACTCGATTATTATTCAAGTCGTGTTTGAATTGGCCTATTTGATTGagtatttaaattttgatatgacATAAATATGATGTGCTAACATA contains these protein-coding regions:
- the LOC100854618 gene encoding embryo-specific protein ATS3B: MKSVYFLLHLASIFIFSQAQSIVSHPHALKSQNFNSIQKVGRTCSFVVIIKTSCSSIQFTRDQISLAFGDAYGNKIYAPRIDDPTSRRFERCVSDTFQLSGECTYQICHVAFYRSGSDGWKPESVTIYGFNSRPVTFYYKRFIPKGIWFGFNHCSKASGFRLQAS